In a single window of the Papaver somniferum cultivar HN1 chromosome 8, ASM357369v1, whole genome shotgun sequence genome:
- the LOC113302716 gene encoding polysialoglycoprotein-like — MKFQQVMILSMSTLLLLPLLVPESSSSSPSGVDHQGSSSISPSGVDHHGSASSSPSGVDHQGSSSISPSGVDHQGSSSISPSGVDHHGSSSISPSGVDHHGSPSISPSEDDDQMSLLENLLAALIAVVVVLGPWLLLRLCFANLWVCCALYALLFGLFLIFWHRFEYP, encoded by the coding sequence ATGAAGTTTCAACAGGTGATGATTCTCTCCATGTCCACACTTCTTCTACTTCCATTACTTGTTCCTGAATCGTCGTCTAGTTCTCCATCTGGAGTTGATCATCAAGGAAGTTCATCTATTTCTCCATCTGGAGTTGATCATCATGGCAGTGCATCTAGTTCTCCATCTGGAGTTGATCATCAAGGAAGTTCATCTATTTCTCCATCTGGAGTTGATCATCAAGGAAGTTCATCTATTTCTCCATCTGGAGTTGATCATCATGGCAGTTCGTCTATTTCTCCATCTGGAGTTGATCATCATGGTAGTCCGTCTATTTCTCCGTCTGAAGATGATGATCAGATGAGTCTTCTTGAAAATTTACTAGCCGCACTAATTGCAGTTGTGGTTGTTCTCGGGCCTTGGTTACTGCTGAGGCTCTGCTTTGCTAATCTCTGGGTCTGTTGCGCTTTGTATGCTCTACTGTTTGGCTTATTTCTGATTTTCTGGCACAGATTTGAGTATCCTTGA
- the LOC113305212 gene encoding F-box protein At3g07870-like, producing MDLKPLLKRSIYSFVGSCNGLIFFNESFGEDDVYICNPATREYIILPKFEGKGILDLLTGFGYIPSTNEYKVVRIYNTERDPSAGIVQVYTLGSSIGWRNSGTVDMKYVPLYTDVFPNVSLHWVNLDETICAFHLADEKCSELPLPTRLIGTHCRYVGVLGGFLIFTYYHYPSGVDVCLLKKNEDNDDLIWSKEFNFDSSIPQPLGIMKSCRLLCYEQHKIYG from the coding sequence atgGATTTAAAACCTTTACTTAAGCGTAGTATTTATTCATTTGTTGGATCATGTAATGGATTAATTTTCTTCAATGAATCCTTTGGAGAAGATGATGTTTATATCTGTAATCCTGCTACCAGAGAATATATTATCCTTCCAAAATTTGAAGGGAAAGGCATACTAGACTTGTTAACTGGATTTGGTTACATTCCATCAAcaaatgagtacaaggttgttagaaTCTATAACACCGAGAGAGACCCCAGTGCAGGAATTGTTCAGGTATACACTCTTGGTAGCAGTATCGGATGGAGAAATTCGGGAAcggtagacatgaaatatgttccaCTATATACTGATGTGTTTCCAAATGTATCTCTTCATTGGGTGAACTTAGATGAAACTATTTGTGCTTTCCATTTAGCTGATGAAAAATGTAGTGAACTTCCTTTGCCAACCCGCTTGATAGGAACTCATTGTCGATATGTAGGGGTTTTAGGTGGTTTTCTAATCTTTACTTATTATCATTATCCAAGTGGTGTTGATGTATGTTTattgaagaagaatgaagataaTGATGACTTGATCTGGAGTAAAGAGTTTAATTTTGACAGTTCAATACCGCAGCCGCTTGGGATTATGAAGAGTTGTAGGCTTCTATGCTATGAGCAGCACAAAATTTATGGTTAA
- the LOC113304433 gene encoding uncharacterized protein LOC113304433, which yields MAKGLSEGFQMILVAGTHLRNVNLWMERFKEGSSGIYLILYGKTMEKLMMAARFIENPPDVFIQSTRPYGQTTVMRFASYISAHPIAGRHTQETFTNRMQKPFTEPHITDTRIDCQLIKVAALKSHLTDETGSLAIDLLGITVARLKRDSLLYSGEDFGISTKMLTVSEAGIDVLILRVLMCTEVKLEGITYRLAGVQNSMKSLMSRGTILIGHNLNCDLRVLVLDHTRVIDIPLVLICTNGSTYGATGRKLSSCHVCKNVLGPDLRGKRVSEASDLHIKQRECFVDVQKVRDPSNPMIVILNWSKYFCDLLEVKEIHHGVPNQDYEIPREPPWVIRVSFHKINQSFAGTLRLTGLSTTADSWNEISLSNTINTSLSCLPKLVCVVWITRYYMESWQYWYTKCAWEQVLCEANTESWSFIEIVDDDDRTFSSQAIRLLLQHTAQVFGLKVVDALKIKNRTPRLIIQEVANYLATTHTGASTVSKDLDYYHNQFVCMNGVADTKMNGWEYDDVTVEFWMVHFSPFSVDFKNVMCHKDTKLIILKSHSALFHVLIKDGDYLTTVIEKHYKPKEIFEFLTHSLSWSEYLCEELEIKENPTLPTHVRTTKWGPCELLDPHYKEGIKRRKDRRFGKAASKFQLFTRKFSEAGSEKYLIANDFRRRFRPYDPGKRVCPSTTGSRYPIDDRLRRRFRPYDPGKNACFSISNSWSSSFQEGGPDVGHPTHKFSISYYKDFLLLDLVYFSI from the coding sequence ATGGCGAAAGGTTTATCTGAAGGTTTCCAGATGATATTAGTAGCAGGTACACATCTCAGAAATGTTAATCTCTGGATGGAAAGATTCAAGGAAGGATCTAGCGGCATTTACCTTATACTTTATGGAAAAACAATGGAGAAGCTTATGATGGCAGCTAGGTTTATTGAAAACCCGCCAGACGTTTTTATTCAGTCTACTAGACCGTATGGGCAGACGACTGTAATGAGATTTGCTTCTTATATTAGTGCTCATCCAATAGCAGGAAGACACACCCAGGAAACGTTCACTAATCGGATGCAGAAACCCTTCACTGAGCCGCATATTACCGACACAAGGATTGACTGCCAACTAATCAAGGTAGCTGCTCTTAAGAGCCATCTCACTGATGAAACCGGTAGTTTGGCCATTGACCTCCTTGGTATAACTGTTGCAAGGTTGAAACGTGATTCTTTGCTTTACAGCGGGGAAGACTTCGGTATTTCTACTAAAATGTTGACAGTATCTGAAGCGGGTATAGACGTTCTTATTTTACGGGTTCTGATGTGTACTGAAGTAAAGTTGGAAGGAATTACTTATCGATTGGCAGGTGTACAGAATTCAATGAAAAGTCTAATGTCACGAGGGACTATTTTGATTGGTCATAATTTAAATTGTGATCTGCGAGTACTGGTATTGGATCATACAAGGGTTATCGACATACCGCTTGTTCTTATATGTACCAATGGAAGTACCTACGGAGCTACTGGCAGGAAACTTTCATCTTGCCATGTGTGCAAGAATGTGCTTGGCCCTGACCTTAGGGGGAAAAGAGTTTCTGAAGCTTCAGATTTGCATATAAAACAAAGAGAATGTTTTGTAGATGTACAAAAGGTACGTgatccaagtaatccaatgatcgtTATATTGAATTGGTCGAAGTATTTTTGTGATTTATTGGAGGTGAAAGAAATTCATCATGGTGTTCCTAACCAGGATTATGAGATTCCACGAGAACCTCCTTGGGTTATTCGTGTTAGTTTTCATAAGATAAATCAAAGTTTTGCAGGAACACTAAGACTTACTGGTTTATCTACTACGGCAGATTCCTGGAATGAGATATCCTTATCTAACACCATTAATACTTCGTTGTCTTGTCTGCCTAAGTTGGTTTGTGTAGTCTGGATAACGAGATATTATATGGAAAGCTGGCAATATTGGTATACCAAATGTGCCTGGGAACAAGTTTTGTGTGAAGCGAATACTGAATCCTGGAGCTTTATTGAGATCGTGGATGATGATGACAGAACATTTTCTTCACAAGCAATTAGATTGCTCTTACAACATACGGCTCAAGTTTTCGGACTTAAGGTAGTTGATGCTTTGAAAATTAAGAATCGGACTCCGCGTCTCATTATTCAAGAAGTAGCGAATTACTTAGCTACAACTCATACGGGGGCCTCCACTGTCTCGAAGGATCTGGATTATTATCACAATCAGTTCGTTTGTATGAATGGAGTTGCCGATACTAAGATGAATGGATGGGAATATGATGATGTGACAGTTGAATTTTGGATGGTGCACTTCTCGCCATTTTCAGTTGATTTTAAAAATGTTATGTGCCATAAGGACACCAAACTAATCATTCTCAAATCACATTCAGCATTGTTTCACGTGCTTATCAAAGATGGAGACTATCTGACAACTGTAATAGAGAAGCACTATAAACCAAAAGAGATTTTTGAATTTTTAACTCACAGTTTGAGTTGGTCGGAATATCTGTGTGAAGAATTGGAGATAAAAGAAAATCCTACATTGCCAACTCACGTACGAACAACAAAATGGGGGCCTTGTGAACTCTTGGACCCTCATTATAAGGAAGGTATTAAGAGGAGGAAGGATAGACGTTTCGGCAAAGCTGCTTCAAAATTTCAATTATTCACACGAAAGTTTTCAGAAGCTGGCAGCGAGAAGTATTTAATAGCTAATGATTTTCGTCGTCGTTTTAGACCGTATGACCCTGGGAAAAGAGTTTGTCCTTCTACAACGGGCTCCAGGTACCCGATTGATGATCGTCTCCGTCGACGTTTCCGACCGTACGACCCTGGGAAGAACGCTTGTTTCTCTATATCAAACTCGTGGTCGAGTTCTTTTCAAGAAGGGGGGCCTGATGTAGGACATCCTACACACAAGTTTTCTATTTCCTattataaggatttccttttactAGATTTAGTCTATTTCTCTATTTAG